The nucleotide window TTCCTTGTTATCGTGGCGTCGATGACGATGGCCCCTCTGCGCCGTCCGCTCGCCGCCCTTCTCGCGCTCGCGCTCGTCCTCGCGCAATCGAGCGAGGCGCTACCCCAGGTCGTGAGCGTCGTCCGTTCGGCGAACGCCTCCCCGACGGTGAACGCCCTCGTCGCGGGGGCGGCTCCGTCCGCGACGGGCCTCTTCTCCCCGCTCCCCGTCACCATGCCGCTCCCCCTCGTCTCATGGACGGGAGCGGCGCTCACGCCCCTCCCCTCCCTCCGGCTCACGCCCGCGGCGCAGGCCGCGGTGAAGACGCCCCCCGGCGCCGCGCTCCCGACCGCCGCCCTCCCCGCGGCGTTCCCGTCGCAGAGCATGACGCTCGGGCTCGCGCGGACCTCGCCGCTTCCCGCGACCGCGTCCGGGAAGGGCGTCCCGACGGCCTTCGAGTCCCTGCACAGGACGAGCACGGACCTCGCGAAGGACTCCGCGGAACGACGCGCCCCTTCGCTCCTCTCCCGCCTCTTCGAGGCGTCGCGACGCGGCGCCGCCGGCGCGGAGCCGGTCCCTCTCTCGGGCGTCCAGACCGCCGCGCCTTCCGGACTCCGAGCCGGACGGACCGCCTCCGCGGCGCGCGCGGAGCCCGCCCCCCCGTCCGCGGAGGGCCCCGCCCCGGCGAAGCGCGGGGTCGTCCGCCAGCTCTGGTTCTGGATCCTCGTCGCGCTGGCCGCCGGCGCGGGCGCGGGGATCCTCGCTCCGACCTTCCCGGCCCTCGGAGCCGCGGTCTCCGGCGCGCAGGCGTTCGGCGGGCTCTTCATCTCCAGCCTGCGCCATCTCGCCGGGCCCCTCGTCTTCTCCTCCGTCATCGGCGCCATCGGCGGCCACGAAGACCCCAAGCAGCTCGGGAGCCTCAGCTGGAAGATGCTCCTCTACTTCGTCCTCACCAGTTCGGTCGCCTGCGGGATCGGCATCGGGCTGGCGACGCTCCTGCAGCCGGGCCGCTGCTTCGCCCTGCCGGCGGCGGGAGCGGCCCGTGCCGCGGCCGCCGCGCCCCCCGGCCTGGGGGCCTTCCTCGCCGGCATCGTCCCCTCCGACCCCCTCACCCCGTTCCTGACCGGGAACACCCTCCAGATCGTGTTCATGGCGGTGCTCGCCGGCATCACGGTCCTCGCGCTGGGGATGACGCGCTCCGAACGGACGCGGCAGGCCGGCCGGAAGATCGTGCAGGGCGCGGCCGCGGCGCAGGGCCTCGTCATGCGCGTGGTCCAAGGGATCATGTTCTCCGCGCCGCTCGCCGTCTTCGGCATGACGGCGAGGCTCTTCTCGGGCGCGGGGATCTCCGCGCTCGCGGGGATGGGCGCCTACGTGGGGACCGTCCTGCTGGGCCTGGCGCTCCTGCTCGGCTTCTACTGCGTCCTCGTCAAGGTCTGCGCCGCGCGTTCTCCGCTCGCCTACCTCTCGAGCCTGCGCGATGCGATGTTGACCGGGTTCTCCACGGCCAGCTCGTCGGCCACGATGCCGGTGTCGCTGAAGGCCGCTCTGAAGCTCGGGGTCTCCCCCCCCGTGGCGAACCTCATGATCACCATGGGCGCCGCGGTCAACATGGAGGGGACCGCCCTCTACCAGGCGGTGGCCGTGCTCTTCCTCGCGCAGGCGTTCGGCGTCGCGCTCCCCCCCGCCTCCCTGCTCTACGTCCTCGCCGTGCTGCTGGCCTCCTCGCTCGGCACGCCGGGAGCTCCGGGCGCCGGGATGGCCATCCTCGCCACGGTCATGGGCGGGGTGGGCATCCCGCTGGAGGGGATCGCGCTGATCATGGGCGTGGACCGGGTGCTGGACATGTCCCGCACCGCCATCAACGTGGTCGGAGACATCACCTCCGCCCTGATGATGGACGAGTGGCTGAAGCGGAAATGAATCCGGGGATCCCCGAACGGGGATTCCCGGCCCGTTAACGGAAGTTGAAGCCGAAGTTCGGCAGGCGGAAGAAGGAAGGCTCCGTCGTGCTGCGCAGGGCCCAGCAGAGATAACCCGACATCACGGCGGAGAAGAAGCACCAGACCGAGGAGAACGCATAGGTGAAGAAGAGGTGCGACGCGACGGCGGAAACGACGAGCAGGACGCCGAAGCGCTTCACGATGACGTCCGAGGACAGCAGCAGCGGGGCTCCCGCCACCAGCAGATAGAGGAAGCGCATCAGGTCGGTCGTCACGGTCTGGAACATCAGCGCGCCGGTGTACTTATAGGAGATGGAGTTGCAGACCACGACGGTCTTCAGCCAGCCCGTCGTGTCGCTCGCCACCGGGCCGAACATGAGGTCCCCGAGCGCGAGCCCGACGACCATCATCGTGGCCATGAAGAGGCGCCAGCGCGGACGCTTCTCGGCGGTCATCGCGAGGAAAGGCATCCAGACCGGCCAGAAGGACAGAGCGAAGAAGAGGAAGAGCTGGGAGTAGATCTTGCACATGGCCTGCCCGGCGTCGCCGTAGGCCAGCGCGCGCCAGACCTGCCCTTCGAAGAACTGCTGCACCCCGAAGAACACGGGGACCACGCTCAGCGGGAGATAGCGGTACTTGCGCGCGCGCAGCACGGAGAGCACGCAGAAGCCGCCGCCCGGGATGAGCGCGGCGCTCGCGGCGAAGCTGGCGTTCGCGGAGAAGCACATGGCGGGCGCTATCGTATCAATCGCGGGGGGCGCGCCTCAAGTCTCCCGTCGAGAAGTCTTGGTATAATCGACCCATGCGCATCGCGCTCGCCGCGCTCCTCGGAATCACGCTCCTCCCCGCCGGCGCGGCGGCCGCGACGAGGCGGCCCCTCCAGACCTATCCCTTCGACGGCGTCCTCGGCTGGCGGCTGGACCTGCCCCTCGACTACGCGTTCACCCGCGCCTTCAAGGGCCGCCGGCAGGGCACGGAGCTGCTCCTGCTCTCGCCGAAGAACTTCGAGCGCTGGACCCGGGCGGGGAAGGCGCCGCCCAGGGACGGAGGTCTCGTGCGCGTCGAAGCGGTCGCGAAGGACGACCC belongs to Elusimicrobiota bacterium and includes:
- a CDS encoding cation:dicarboxylase symporter family transporter, which gives rise to MTMAPLRRPLAALLALALVLAQSSEALPQVVSVVRSANASPTVNALVAGAAPSATGLFSPLPVTMPLPLVSWTGAALTPLPSLRLTPAAQAAVKTPPGAALPTAALPAAFPSQSMTLGLARTSPLPATASGKGVPTAFESLHRTSTDLAKDSAERRAPSLLSRLFEASRRGAAGAEPVPLSGVQTAAPSGLRAGRTASAARAEPAPPSAEGPAPAKRGVVRQLWFWILVALAAGAGAGILAPTFPALGAAVSGAQAFGGLFISSLRHLAGPLVFSSVIGAIGGHEDPKQLGSLSWKMLLYFVLTSSVACGIGIGLATLLQPGRCFALPAAGAARAAAAAPPGLGAFLAGIVPSDPLTPFLTGNTLQIVFMAVLAGITVLALGMTRSERTRQAGRKIVQGAAAAQGLVMRVVQGIMFSAPLAVFGMTARLFSGAGISALAGMGAYVGTVLLGLALLLGFYCVLVKVCAARSPLAYLSSLRDAMLTGFSTASSSATMPVSLKAALKLGVSPPVANLMITMGAAVNMEGTALYQAVAVLFLAQAFGVALPPASLLYVLAVLLASSLGTPGAPGAGMAILATVMGGVGIPLEGIALIMGVDRVLDMSRTAINVVGDITSALMMDEWLKRK
- a CDS encoding DUF6629 family protein, with the translated sequence MCFSANASFAASAALIPGGGFCVLSVLRARKYRYLPLSVVPVFFGVQQFFEGQVWRALAYGDAGQAMCKIYSQLFLFFALSFWPVWMPFLAMTAEKRPRWRLFMATMMVVGLALGDLMFGPVASDTTGWLKTVVVCNSISYKYTGALMFQTVTTDLMRFLYLLVAGAPLLLSSDVIVKRFGVLLVVSAVASHLFFTYAFSSVWCFFSAVMSGYLCWALRSTTEPSFFRLPNFGFNFR